Below is a window of Desulfarculaceae bacterium DNA.
GCCTCGCTCAGGTTGGCCTTGGCCTCGGCCTGGCTTTTGCCCTGGCTGATGCAGCCGGGCATCCCCGGGCACACGGCCACCCAGGCGCCGTCCTCGTCCTGCTCGATGATGATGGGTTGGTCGCTCATGAAATATCCGGGCTTGCCTCAGGGGGCCAGGAACACCTGCTCCCCGAACTTCTCCTTGAGTGCGGTGGCCAGGGCCTCGGCCGCGGCCTGGTCCTCAAACTCCACCATTAGCTCGCCGCCCTGGCCCACGGTGAGATGGCCGTGGGCCGTTACCACCGGCTCGATATCCCCGGACTCCACGGTCCACCAGCCCTTGGTGCGGCGCAAAAGCTCCGGCCCCTTGAGGTGGCGGGGGGTGACCAGATCTATGCTGCGGTAAAAGGCGGACCACCCGATCTGGGGCGGGGCCTTGAGCACCGGGCTCACCGGATCGTGGTAGATGCGGCAGCGGCCGAACAGGCGCAAACGGATCATGAGCCCTTCTCCAACAGCGCGGCCAGAGCCGGGACCTCGGGCAGGGCGCCCTCCGGCAGGCTCAGGCCGCCGGCGGTGAGCAGCCGCCCCAGGCAGAGCAGATAGAGCGCGGCGGCCTCTTCCGGCTGGCGGGCCAGGCCCTGGCTCAGAGCGCTGGGCCAGGCCGCCTCGAAGGCATCGCGCGCCTTCTGCCGCCAGGCGCGCAGGCGCGGGTCCCAGGCCTTCAGGCCGCTGCGGCCCAGCAGTTCGGCCTCGGCAGCCTCCAGGGCCGCGAACACGGCGCGCATGGCCCGCACCGAGGGGTCGGCGGCAAAGGGGTCGGCCTGGTTCACGGCCTGGCCTCTTGGGCGCGCTGATAGGTCTGCTTCAATCGGGCCATAAGCTTGTCCTCGTCCAGGTGTTGCCGCACCCAGTCCCTCCCGGCCCGGCCCAGGCCACGGGCCAGGGCGGAATCGGCGGCCAAACGGTCGGCGGCCTCGGCCAGGGCGCGGGCGTCGCCGGGAGCGGCGGCCAGGCCGTGCTCGCCGGGGCGGAGCCACTCGGGCACCCCGCCCACCGGCGCGGCGGCCACCGGAGTGGCCCGGCTCAGCGCCTCGGGCCCCACCAGGCCCCAGGGCTCGGCCCACAGGCTGGGCACCCACAGGCTGGCCGCTCCGGCCAACAGCGCGCCCATCCTAGCACGATCGGCCCAGCCTTCAAAGATCAGCCGCCCGCCCGAGGCACTGGCGGCCCGAGCCACCTCCCCGGCCAGGGGGCCGTCGCCCGCCACCACCAGGGGCAGGGGCTCGCTCAGCAGCTCCCTTGCCTCCAGGGCCACCCGCACCCCCTTGCGCCCTACCAGACGCCCGGCCAGCAGGTGATAGCCCCGCTCCC
It encodes the following:
- a CDS encoding type II toxin-antitoxin system HicB family antitoxin, coding for MSDQPIIIEQDEDGAWVAVCPGMPGCISQGKSQAEAKANLSEAMEAYQECLDRRGEALADCLGGQKP